A window from Toxoplasma gondii ME49 chromosome IX, whole genome shotgun sequence encodes these proteins:
- a CDS encoding hypothetical protein (encoded by transcript TGME49_289910), whose product MEARTSGKALPPGVDATTISSPAQGRCNVVPGASQRTHLASQATSAFVQAAISVDQQRGSKQMVAQCLTQSTHVREMASHLGGRPTHFNQVVDQQYTSTCTTTGCTSGTYLHPPSSTALRGLTDSTEKPLPGTPQLYSPSHPGKAVQQLERLMRPCATAHSLPVPPTGAPVTVSGSALPSTTVPAGGVPGTQQGEEGVPSEVADSFFPGSDLQSRAMLKAKPGVPAETVARPSADIASGPVQSPAPAPALPTPPENTLIILDYDDTLLPTNWAAVQNRVGLNDPVPPEMLPSLAELSELCIQTINICLARGMVVIVTNATVEWVNRSGEKFIPQVLRHIQTQGIEIISARDRLQHTGMPQRQWKIQVFEEMINDVFGDRMRDGTECTVISIGDGEGEREACLEMCRNLGVNEWLFKSLKLLAQPTCNQLISEHLLVQQAFPEILKVPQSLDMAILDYKNCGGADSAHQTSVNPPAGHAQPASTPTVPSTSPSFSRSSPTPGNLQRKPSMYNGSSLTDRGTVVSSMNGHGGTQKPRGAAARNGVSATALYPKSAMAGGKSEAANTDAFVDLISDQLKSQHEPGSGLAGSMPIRRNSSFATTGYKKANVLRR is encoded by the coding sequence ATGGAGGCCCGAACGAGCGGCAAAGCTCTTCCTCCAGGAGTCGATGCGACTACTATCTCGTCTCCAGCGCAAGGACGATGCAACGTCGTGCCCGGGGCGAGCCAGCGTACACACCTTGCGTCGCAGGCGACTTCAGCGTTTGTCCAGGCTGCCATCTCCGTAGACCAGCAGCGCGGCTCAAAACAGATGGTTGCCCAGTGCCTCACTCAGTCTACCCATGTCCGGGAAATGGCTTCACATCTTGGCGGCCGTCCCACCCACTTTAACCAAGTGGTTGACCAGCAGTATACCTCCACGTGCACGACGACAGGCTGTACAAGCGGGACTTACCTTCACCCACCGTCGAGCACGGCGCTCCGTGGTCTCACCGACAGCACAGAGAAACCCCTTCCAGGAACTCCGCAACTGTACTCTCCGAGTCACCCGGGGAAAGCAGTTCAGCAACTCGAAAGATTGATGCGCCCATGCGCAACTGCACATAGCCTGCCAGTCCCTCCTACAGGTGCGCCAGTAACCGTGAGTGGATCAGCCCTTCCCAGCACCACAGTGCCCGCGGGTGGCGTTCCAGGAACTCAACAGGGGGAGGAAGGTGTGCCGTCGGAGGTCGCTGACTCGTTCTTTCCGGGATCTGACCTCCAAAGTCGAGCAATGTTGAAGGCGAAGCCCGGCGTGCCTGCTGAGACCGTTGCTCGGCCTTCTGCCGATATTGCGTCCGGGCCTGTGCAGTCTCCCGCGCCGGCGCCCGCCTTACCGACGCCACCGGAAAACACTCTGATCATTTTGGACTACGACGACACGCTGCTCCCCACCAACTGGGCCGCTGTTCAGAACCGCGTCGGCCTGAACGACCCCGTGCCTCCGGAGATGCTTCCGTCCCTGGCCGAACTCAGTGAGTTGTGCATCCAGACCATCAACATATGTTTAGCCAGGGGGATGGTGGTGATTGTCACGAACGCGACTGTGGAATGGGTCAACAGATCTGGAGAGAAGTTCATCCCGCAGGTCTTGCGGCACATTCAGACGCAGGGGATCGAGATTATTTCCGCCCGTGACCGCCTCCAGCACACGGGCATGCCCCAGCGACAGTGGAAAATCCAAGTGTTTGAAGAAATGATCAACGACGTTTTCGGAGACCGCATGCGAGACGGCACGGAGTGCACGGTCATTTCAATCGGCGACGGGGAaggcgagcgagaagcgtGTCTGGAGATGTGCCGGAACCTGGGAGTCAATGAGTGGCTCTTCAAGTCGCTGAAGCTTCTCGCCCAGCCCACGTGCAACCAGCTGATTTCCGAGCATCTGCTCGTCCAGCAGGCCTTCCCGGAAATCCTCAAAGTTCCGCAATCCCTGGACATGGCTATTCTCGACTACAAAAACTGTGGCGGCGCCGACTCGGCGCATCAAACCTCAGTGAACCCCCCGGCAGGTCACGCGCAGCCTGCTTCTACACCTACTGTACCCTCCACGTCTCCTAGCTTCTCTCGTAGTTCACCAACTCCAGGCaatctgcagagaaagcctTCAATGTACAATGGATCTAGTCTCACAGATAGAGGCACCGTTGTCAGCAGCATGAATGGACACGGAGGCACGCAGAAGCCTCGCGGTGCAGCGGCGCGGAATGGTGTATCTGCCACGGCGCTCTACCCAAAGTCTGCGATGGCAGGAGGAAAATCGGAAGCCGCGAACACTGATGCCTTTGTCGACCTGATCAGTGACCAGCTCAAGTCCCAGCACGAGCCAGGCTCGGGCCTGGCGGGGTCTATGCCCATACGAAGGAACTCTTCGTTTGCAACCACCGGGTACAAAAAAGCAAATGTTCTTCGCCGGTAA